The Apostichopus japonicus isolate 1M-3 chromosome 3, ASM3797524v1, whole genome shotgun sequence region CCACTACTAATACGTCCATTTTGTAGCAATTCTTGCCCATTTTGCCATAGCACTTTACTTTATCTTTCCCTGCAAGAACAAAAAATGCTTACATCTGTTTGCCACTGAAGATGAGTCTCTGTTGAGGTGGGGGTATCCCTTCTTTCTCTTCCACTCTCTCTTTAATTCTTTCAACCTAAAAATATTAAAGGAAGAAATAATGAACAAAGCACACATTTAAGGTAAAGTACATCTGTAAGTTACAATTTACTGACCACTAAGGAGACATGCCTGTAAGTCACAACTAACAGTCCACTAACGACAAACTGCACAATACTGTATAAAAGCAAACTGTAAAATCAGTTGGAACCAAATAAACTGTGAGCTACACTGTAATGTTGAAAATTTATTGTGTAAAAATAGTGTGGGCTTGACATACTGTTCCTCTTATATGGCTAGTTAAACTTGTTGCCTCTGAAAAAGTGTGCTAAGATCAAAATGTCAATCCCTAAAACTGTATAAAGTACAATTTACCCACAACGGCATTTTTTTGGAGGGTGGGTTCCTTAttattccccctccctccctctctttttctttgaaaCATACCTTAAAATTTCATGTCTGTTTATTCACTCCCTTCCCTTTATTGTTTGATTCCTTTATTACAACTGGAATTACAGTCAATCATTTCACAAAATCCACAAAATACTCACTTTGTCATTGGGCTCAATGTCAATTTCAATCtataaaataaaagtgaaaaaaacataaggaatcaaataaattataaacaatagtATGACAATAGTAATGTGACGTTAATTTTGTCAAAGAGAACACTTAATTTAATATGATCAAGGCTATCTTAAAGCCTTAGTATTGGATTCCATTATAAAGACAAACAAAGCCATGCCCATCATAACAACATAAATCATCTTTTTCGTTTACAATCACAATACTATGATGAGGTACATGTCTTCAAAATAAGTTCCTCGTGATAATGTTGTGATTGTAGGGGAACCTGTCTAAAGTCCAAAAGAGATGATTTAGGCCATTAAGATACACATCAGTCTGTGTTGGTTCATAATGGaaaaatattagttttaaaGGTCACTGAATGGAAACattgaaattgtttaaatattGCTGTTGGTTTGAATTCTGGACTCTGATTGACTTTGAGTCCGGTGTTAATCTAACGACCGTTATCCCATCCAATATGAAATATTTGGTttcacaaaataccaccaaaaaGTGACTGGACCATTATGAATGAATCGTggaaaaacaataaattcaagTATGACCGATAAATAGTTCTCTAACATGCTTGCAGACTCAATAACATATATCAGAGAGCAATGCATAAGTACTACTTAAAAGtgtttaaaatttgttgtaAAATCCATTTGGATTTAATTATCCAACTGTTTCTTACTTTCAaaaagtttcaattttattttaaaatttcctCATCCCGAAAGTttcatacatatttattttgcaACTTTATCTTATTATCCTCATTTTGTTATGACTAACAAGCATCTTACACTACAAATTCTAATAATCACagcaatgtttttttcttttgggggggggggggtattttagGATTACTTTTATTaagttattatttgttttcactgtatttatttccttttatcttttttttttatgaagcgCTTTGATACTTTATGTGATTTAAAGCTATATAAATGACGTATTTCTCATATTACTTATAGTTTAAGTGGTAAGGGTTGGTCCCAACTTCCACCCTCAATGCACTGCCTTAAAAGCTGTCATCTATGACCACACTACCACCATCTCACTATCAGCAATACTTTTTACCACTGACACCATGGTATTATTAAATACCCAGTCTTTAACATCCCTTAGCAATTAAGAAGTAAATAATAATGCAAATATGTATTTAATTGAAAATCTGAccttttgaaaaattaaaacaaaacaaacaaaacaaagcaatttAGAAATCAATTTAGAGCTAGACATTTAGCCGATGGATTAGGCCTATATTTGAAAAACATAATGAAAGTGACAGTAACTTACCTCCTTTCCTGTCAGCGTCTTTATATTCAGTCAGAGGAAACATCAGTTGTTACAAGTTGAATCAAAGAGAAGCAAGAAAATTAAGAAAGCTATGGTTACAAAAATAACAAAGCTAAAGTTAATGAATGTTGTGTTAAACTTTAACATGGTAGCCTATGTGAACAAAAGGTCAATGTACCAAAATTGCGATGCATTCTCCACATTCTGTGTGCACCTTTCACTTCAGTATGATAAAAGTTGCATGTAAATTCATTCCATACCGAATTCGATGATGGGTCCCTACCAGAGTTGCCTCTGAGTTTACTACTTTCTGCACTTCATATAAGAATCAAGCAATATTTTGAGTTTTCTTTAGGCTAAGTAGACACTGCCATACCATAGTAAATGGTGAACAGTCAGTATCTGCTCATCTGTTGACAGATACTCATGTATCTGAATCGAGCATTTAGCCTACGTCGACCCATCAAGGTCTAATTTCTAATGATATTTAACACTGGCTACTAAAGCAACTACACAAACTATGCGCCTAGCCTATATAGGCTatgctaggcctaacttaggccacCCTTAACAGTTAAGATCTGTAACTTAGTGTTATGTCGAGCCTATCGACCTCCAAAGTTAACTTACCTTAACTTTAATAAGCATGATGAATAATACATGTGTTTCGTATCAACAACTACAAAACCTGAAGTCCTCTCGAACGCTACTGTTATTGATGCCCTAGAGAGAGCAAGTCTATCGCAATTCCCCTTTTCTCTCCCAAATTCTTGTGAGCTGACTAGTCAAAGAGCTTGGTGTTGTTTGTTCCAAGCAAAGAAAATAAGTCACACATTGCCTATATGCGCTTATGCACATTGCTGAAAGAATGACATCCGTGGGTGCATGAAGCGCCTGCGCCAACCATCAAACTTTAATAAGTCTGCCCCTAGTGATTGAACAAGACTTTAAACGAGGTGAAACTTACAGAAAATGGCACAATGTTACCCAGCAATCATCTAAAAAGCAAATTTCTTTGGAAGAAATTATGCACGCTCTATCGTTTGGTgagaaatttttattattaacttTATTCGTAACCAGGGGTCCTGTCACTGGTAAACCAGTGTTCTCCCCAGGATCCCTGAAATACGTTTTGTTTCTACGGTTTACAGATACACGCTCCCTCTAATCAAATCGTCTGATTGTTTTTGTACGTTAGTAGTAGTTGCACGACAAATATCAACATGCATGTTTGTTGTTTCACGCTGAACTATTTAAAACATTATTGTATTTAGCACTACTACCAGTGCAAAAAAGAACAATCTTTCCCAGATTCATATTAATTGTATCGAATTATTGcacttatttatatattttatacatgtAAACCATAGTACTGGTAGCAAGAAgaaatatgtactgtacacctGGAGGATTCCCACAAGCTTTGAAACCGAGGCCCAGGAAAATATGGAGTGGAAGTATGTGATGAAGAATAGATAGGAGTGATATAGGTGTCCCAGGGGCCCAACCTAGCTTGTAATATTTTTGCAGACAAATTACAACTGTAACTTTTGCAGTCAAACCATTTGAACCATTATGAAAGGTTATCTTTGTCATCCAGGACAAATAAAAATTTCTGTCCCATTCATATGTTTCTCAAGCTCTTAATCCCTTCAAAAGTACCAGAGCTAAAgcctttcttttcattttcttctttgctTTCAGAAAAATCAAAGTAAATCTGttcatgttacatttgcaaacCAACTAACTATAGATTCAACAGCAGCCCTCGCTTTCAAGACTGGTTCTACATACAGACGACACCCTGGTAAACTACAGCCGAAAGTGGTTAAACTTCCAGAAAGTTTGCAATCTAATGTTACTGGTATCTTCAAAGGTCAGTTTGGGCTTGTGGGTCGTCCATAAATGCTCTCTAAAACATTTTTGTTACCAAGTAAGGATCAGAAGagctcaaaataaaaaaaattcataaccATTTTCATGTCTTGAGTGCATGTGTTGCTACCAACAACAATGACAGTTTATATTTCTTCAATTTGATAAACCATTTAGGGAGTATAACCAAGTGAGTAAATAGTGTGTAATGCCACTTTCTGCCTCTTACTATTTTTGATTGACAGCAGATACTGTCCTTTTAATATGCTCACAAAATTTTCAGACACAAAAGTCCCTTCATATTGTAAAACTAATATCCTTATGACTtcaatacattattattatgattatagaacaaactttgtcaaattgtcatgttattatattattaataataataacaataattaaataGTTTGTAAACATAGAGTGTTAGTTCGCTTTGCTCAAGTTTAAGTATTTAAAAAAGACAACAATAAATGTAGATCAGGATAATGAATGTTCAATGTGTGCAGTTAATGGTTATTCTTTCCAGTTTTATAAGAAATAAAGATATCAATTATGCACATCGCATGAACTTGTTCATTTAGAGAGAAGAATTCGGAACCTCGACTCTCAAGTTTCTGCATTGACTAATTACCTATTGAGTAGGAAGAGACCAACGGAAGACTCGGAAGTGAGGGCAGCAGCACAGTACTTCACACGGCAGCTTGGATCGACAGGTAAGGGtgaggtgaccagacgtccctgGTTTCCGAGGACAGTCTCCCGCGTCCATGTACCATCCTTGGATTATAAGTGTCCCTGGGAATGTCCCTGAATATCATCATCTTTTATCAACTAACTGTTTGGCCTTCTGTAGAACCAACTTGAATGTGAGCTGATATTGTTAACAACTACAAATGTAAAAATCATTTCTGACTCACAGATAAAGGCAGTAATTCATTCAAGTAATTCCATAGCCTAAACTTCACATATGACAAACATCTTTTTATACCTTGTGAAAAATTAGTAGACTTCCAGTTACCAGCAAGTTCTTAGACCTTAAATTTTTATCCCTGTTAATCACTTCACTGAGACACAAAATAAAACTGGTAAACTTCTCAAGgcttttaaaaatttaagaaaGGATAGGTAAatctttgtatttattttgatCATATTGATCgcaaaatatattatttttttctgtgcCACAGATGAAGATGAGCTTGATTCGGATGCTCAAAAGAAGTTGCAAGATAAGGTCAAGAGCAAACTGAGGAATAGACTGTATCACTGGAAACCAATCAGGTAAGATAGTCTCTCAATTGTCATTCCTATACCCAAAAGATATATCTCATTACAACTATGCATTCCTGTGTATAAAGCATACACAAACAGATACCTATCAGATCAGCCTTAATCATACTTCCTAGTAGCAACAGGTACCCTACCATCACATGATCATGTTGAGGCACTTTTGTCTCGAGAATTTACTCCTTTTATAAGCTATATGCATCGAAAATATTCCGTAGGACACAGCCATTGGTTATAAAGAGACCATATAAGgatttaaaaatataacacaCGTAGTTGTTACAAGTCCCTTGTTTTCAGGTGGTGTGGACCCAGTACCTTTAATTTTCCTTACTTAATTCACTGTACATATCTCTATAGGGAAATGAGTGACTTGTAACATGACTTGTTACAATACTGATTACACATATCTATAGCAATATCAATATGTAATTTGATCTAGCTACCACTACTTAATACTTATGTAGACATTCGCTTAGTATACACAATACACATGTCTCTTTAGATATGGCAGTTATAGTTTATATGTGGCAGCTTAGATGTGGCAGTTATACTTAAGATGTGGCAGATAGCCACAGAAAAAAACAGTTGGATGCATATGGTATTAAGGACGACTGGAATTTGCTTTAAATGTTTACAGAGTGAACTTTGTTACCTGGCCATCTTTATGACATCTAAAATGGCTTCACAAATGTACAGATATATAACCTTGAAATTGATCCTATCAAAGAAAGATATTCTGAACGAGATTAAATAAAGGGAAAGAACTGGTTTCATTATTTGCAAGAAATATTTTTCATGTACTTAATATCCCAGAAGCATCAGGTGTGATCATTAATGGCAGTTATCAACAAATTGGGATAAATTGTAGATGGtcatatacaacaacaaaaaaactccATCTGCTGCAGAtaaaagttggaaaaaaaaatgtcaaagtagTTATTCTTCATTCTTTATCTTTTGCTTGAGAAACGTTTCATGAACGTTGTATTAAAGAGCTCAGTTACATTTATGTTTCATCatctttcctttctttttcttctttgcaACAGTTTTGATGAAAATGTTAGTTTTGTCTATTTAGCAGCTAGGATGGCTCCAAACTATGCAATAATCTACAGAGTCCTACATGAGGTAAGCTGACATATTAATAACAAgatgcatcatcatcatcatcatcatcatcatcatcatcatcatcatcatcatcatcatcatcatcatcatcatcatcatcatcatcatcatcatcatcatcatcatcatcatcatcatcatcatcatcatcatcatcatcatcatcatcatcatcatcatcatcattagtCATTTCTGTACAAGTTGTAAGAGAAAATAATTTGACATCCACAAAAGTTGATGAGACTAGTTTATAGTAATAATTATCAGTGATGATGTTGTAAGTACTTGATATTTGTTACCAATTTGAAACACATTCACTTGGTGTAGCATGGTAGCTGGTAGCAAACTGCTACAGTGATCTATAGTAGCTGCTACACCTTAATAATGAACAAAGTAATGTACATTGCAGTTGTGAAGACAAAAAGTATCCAAAACCCCCACCATCCACGTCTGTTATTGCTTATCATGTTCTACAATTAACATTCATTATATCATCAAACAGCTTCAACGGATAATGCCCAGCTACCAACCTTCTTCAGTTTTGGATTTTGGGTCTGGTCTGGGAAGTTCAATTTGGTAATTTAAACTTATATTTCATTCAGTACATAAATGTGTGTCTT contains the following coding sequences:
- the LOC139960521 gene encoding ubiquitin-like protein NEDD8, which translates into the protein MLIKVKTLTGKEIEIDIEPNDKVERIKERVEEKEGIPPPQQRLIFSGKQMNDDKTAADYKVQGGSVLHLVLALRGGLL